The segment CTTTCGATAGCTAATTGAATGATCTCTGGATTTGCCATTCGCCCCTCCCCTATTCGATCACAGGCAAGTAGTCCATTGGAAGGAGAGAGGGTAATTACATTTTTGTATTTATTAAGTTTGTCCCAATTATGTTTAACCCCTTCATTGCACCACATTCCAGTATTCATTGCTGCGGCAGCTATTACAGGCTTTTCACATGCCAACAACAGGCTTGCAATCAATCCATCTCCAAGGCCATTCACCCATCTGGAGAGTGAGGATGCACTTAAAGGAGCAACTACAACAATGTCTGCCCATTCGGAAAGGGCAATATGTAGAGGTTTAGGTTCACTACCGTCCCATTGGTTTTTATCTTGATAGCAATTATTTCTGCTTAAAGTTGCAAGGGATAAAGGGCTGACTAATTTCGAGGCACTAGGTGTTACGACGCAACGAACCTTTGCTCCTTTTTTGATTAGATTACTTACAAGCAATGGAGTTTTTACAGCAGCAATGCTGCCAGTTACAGCTAAAAGGATTTTTTTATCTTTGAGTGTTATTGAGTCCTTAATCTTCATCAAATGGTTCCTGATCAATGAGATGTAAATATGGAAGAGTTAGTTCAGGACGATGAATAGCTAGAGCTCTTAGGAGATGCCAGTCACTTAAACCATCGAAAGGGCTTGGGTAATCATCTTGATCTAAACGCTTGGCTAATATTGCAATTGAATCTTCGTCAAATTGGTTTAATTTTTCTGGAGTTATTTTTGGGGTTGATTTTTCGAAGACAGCATTACGATGGTTCATGATTGCTGCAGAGAGTACTAGCAAGTGCGTTTTTCAGAATTAAATTTATTAAAAGATCGAAAAGCTCACTTGATAAAGATTATAGATCTGATCGATTAAAATTACTAAAATCCGTTTTCTCATCTTATTTACCTTGAAAAAATTTTTAAAAACAATTGTTAATTATTAAATGGATATTATGTTCAATCCCTGTTTGCAAATGTCAGAACTGAACTGATGAGGTAAAAAGTTATTATCAAAAATATTTTCAATGTCTCAATCTAAGAGGGAGCAGGTAGTCAGTCATCTTAGATACATCCGACAAGAGCTTCGAGAGATGCATCAAGGTGTTTTGGATGATGGCCTTTTGCCTGAGCCAGGCGAGATTAGAGGTGTTATGGCCCAAATGGAAGCATTGCTTGAGCTTTTAGATGGTAAAACAAAGTCAAAGTCAAAGTCTGAGTCAAGTGATAGTTTTTGAAAAAAATTTGACTATCGAATTTTTTTCTTATTTATTAGCTTTATGTCTAAGACATTTCAGAGAACAGGTTTAAATAAAAATTTTTCTAATGCATTCATAACTTTAGAGCTATGGGCAAAAAATCCATGGAGGAGGTATTCACTTATCTCAGTTATTTTTTTAGGATCTTTTGCTCTGGGAAGCTCGTTGGGCATGATTAATGGTGTTTTGGCAATGATGGATCCGGTTGGTGCTTTTTTTACTGTGGTTTTCTTAGAGTTATTAGTAAGATTGAGAATGATCTGGTTAAAGAACAAACAAGCTTCAATTATTCTTCAGATTATAGATAGTTCTCGTATTGGCTTGTTATATGGGTTGTTTATGGAAGGATTTAAGTTACTTTAATATCTTTTGGGTTCAATGAATATTTCTTATGAGCTCATAAGAAGATATAGAAGTGCCATTCTGGTTGGGATTCCATTTGCAACTTGATTTTCAATTAGGCAAATAGAATTGTCATCTAACAGCTCACTGCTCATTTCAACATCTCTGTTTACAGGACCAGGGTGAAGAACAGGAATATTCTTATCAGACCACTCAAGAGTTTTATGTGATAGGCCAAACTCTCTATGGTAGGAATTAATATCGGTGAGTAAATTTTCGTTCATTCTTTCTTTTTGAAGCCTAAGAGTTATAACCGCATCTGATTCTTGTAAAGTCTCTTTTAGTGATCTTGAAATTACAATTTCCCCTCTTTCTTTAATAGGGTCTAACTTTTGTCCAGGAGGAGGTGACTTTACAAAGCTTTTAAAATCATCTGGGAGAATACTTCTAGGCCCACATAGGATTACATCTGCACCACAGCCGGTCAGACTCCAAAGATTAGATCTTGCCACTCTTGAATGTAGAATATCTCCGACTATTGCAATTTTTTTCCCTTTCATTATTTTTATTTCAGGTTGATTTGGTTGAAAATAATTAGTGAGCGTAAATAAATCAAGCAATGCTTGACTTGGATGACTATGTAAACCATCACCTCCATTTAAGATTGAAGTTGACTTGCCTATTTTTTCTAGTGAACTAGCAATTTGTTGAGGGACACCGGCGCAACTATGTCTAATAATTAAGGTGTCCGCTCCCATGGCAACATATGTAAGAGCGGTATCAAGTGGAGTTTCTCCTTTGGTTAATGAGCTACTAGAACTGGAAAAATTTTGTACATCAGCAGATAGACGTTTTGCGGCAAGTTCAAAACTGCTTCGGGTTCTAGTACTTGGTTCAAAAAATAAAATTGCAACACATTTACCCTGAAGAGCGGGCAACTTTCTTGCACCAGAATTAGGTATTGCTTTAAACCTATTAGTTAGTTCAATAACGCTTTGATAGTCCTCTAAAGAGAAACTTGCAAGGTCAATAATATGTTTGTGGTTCCAACTGCTCATGGCCCTTCTTCAATTATAGGTTGCCATGCTTTTGAAGAGGGAGGACATCTGTCTCCTTTGGCTCGTTTACTTATACTTCTACTGTTTTGGAGATACCAACGCCAATGTAACTCTTTAGCTTTCGAAATTCCTATCCTTGTTGTATTGATAATCTTTGAAATTTGCATGCTTCTTGGGCGTTCAGCAATCCATAATCTATTCCCTGATGATATTGGAGTGTTGTCAAAATCTTTGTTTAACCCAAACCTTTTAGCTAACAATCCTGGACCTGAAGCAATTCTTTCATCTTCATCTGGCAAGGCTACAGACCTGAGAAGAACTCCGTTAGCCCAATTAGATCTATCTGTGACTATGTTCACACAGTAATACATACCATACGTGAGATATATATATAAATGGCCTGGAGGACCAAAAAGGGTTTCATTCTTGTCAGTTCTTTTATGATAGCCATGGCATGCAGGCTCTTCTTCTGAGTATGCCTCTGTTTCTACTATTACTCCCCACAAATGCTTGCCATTGGTCTCCTGCTTTACCAGTAAACACCCTATTAAATCTGGAGCGACCAATTCAGCAGGCCTGCTGAAGAAATTAATTGGGACAGGTGAACTAGTTATTGGAAAATAATTAAGTTATGGATTACCTCTTCTTAACTATATAAATTCAGTAAGGCAATTATGATTGAGCTTAGTCAATAAAAACTCTATTAATTAATATTGATTTCCTACTAATGACTAATCAATACACATCAGCTTCAGATGTTTCCGAAGACATTTATAACTCATCGCGTTTGGCCCTTTCTTCTTGGCCAGAAGTGGATGAGTATTTAACTAAATGCAAAGGCATTATTTTACCGATTGGCTCAACTGAACAGCATGGTCCTACAGGAGCAATAGGGACAGATGCTATGACAGCAGAAGCTGTGGCTTTGAAGGTTGGCAAGGAAACAGGTGTTTTGGTCGCCCCAACGCAATCTTATGGCATGGCTGAGCATCATTTAGGCTTTTCTGGAACAATGAGCTTGCAGCCTGCGACTTTGGCAAATGTAGTGCATGATCTTTTGCTATCACTCGCAAGACATGGATTCGAGAGGGTGTTTCTTATCAATGGACATGGAGGCAATATCGCAACAGTTAAATCTGCTTTTGCAAAGGTTTATAAAAGTATCGAAGATTTAAATTTGCCCGTTGCATCAAAGTTTAGGTGCAAAATTGCCAGTTGGTTTATGGTCCCAGATGTTTTTAGAGAAGCAAAAAAACTTTATGGCGATAGAGAAGGACAGCACGCAACTCCAAGCGAAATTGCGTTAACTCTCTTTTTAGAACCTGGATTAGTTAAAAAGCAACGAAAACTAGACGAGCCTTCGCCGTCAGGACCAATTTATGATTACCGAGATTTTCGAAGAAGATACCCTGATGGCAGAATGGGGTCTGACCCTTTTTTGGCCGAATCAATTCATGGTCAAGTTTTGCTAGAAAAAGCTTCTCAGGCTTTAAAGCAAGAGTTATCTAATTTCCTTGAAGACTAATGAGCAAAATCACTTCAGACGATGTCCGCAAAGTTGCAAAGCTAGCAAGACTAGATTTGCCAGAAGACCTGGTCGACACTTACACAAAGCAGCTTGAAGAGATTTTGGGATATGTTGCACAATTAGAGCAAATTGATACTGACAATATCCCCCCAACTACAAGAGCAGTAGAAGTGACTAATGTTTTAAGAGAAGATTTAGTACAAGAAACGAACGTTCGAGAAGAAATTATAGATTTAGCACCTAATAGAGAAGAAGATTTCTTTCGTGTTCCTAAGATTTTATCTGAGTAAGAGGATTTAATTCTTTGGAGTAAGAGCTGTTCTCCTAATTAAACTAATCCAGTTTTTTCGTAAACGATAAGTGGGTAGAATTTTTGCCAAGGGTCTCATCTTGCTTCTATCTTTTTTATGACTTCGGATACCTAGAAAAACATCATATAGAAAATTATACCCATCAGATTTTGTTTCAAATATACCAATTCTTTGAGGAGATCCTTTTAAATCTAAAAGGGGTTTTGTACGCTCATATGCTGGTTTATATTCAAACCATGGGATAGATGGCCATAAATGATGTATTAGATGATAATTTTGTCCCATTATTAGAATATTCATTATTCTACTAGGATAAACTCTTGCGTTTTTCCACTTATTCCTCGCTAAGAAAGGTCTGTGAGGCAAGTAATCAAAAAATATCCCTAGAGTGACTCCAACCATTAGTGCTGGTCCAAACCATAAGTTATAAATAATATTCATAAAATCAAATTTAATTCCTGCTAGAACTATTGATATAAATATTGAACGTTCAATACCCCATTGCATAAGTTCATAACGTCTCCAAAGTTTTCTTTGAAAGAAAAAATATTCGTGGTAGAAAAATCTTGGAGCGATTAACCAAACTGGACCAAAAGTACTAACGATATGGTCAGGGTCATTTTTTGGGTCATTTACGTGTGAGTGATGTTGAAGATGAACTCTTGTGAAAACAGGGAAACTAAAACCCAGCAAAATAGCAGCACCATGGCCCATGGCTTGGTTGATCCATTTGTTTGGGTGAGCAGCTTTATGACACGCATCATGAATAACTGTTCCTTCCATATGTAATGAAAGGAATGCCAAGGCAACTAAGACAGGTAAAGGCCAATCACCTTTATACCATTGCCAAATAGTTAATACTGCAAGGCAGTAACCACCAAGAAATAGTCCTAGTGTTGGGTTTAATCGGGCTGGAGGATCCAGGTACTCGTGAATTGCCTTTTGCCAAAAAGCAGAAGACTTAGATTTGGTTGAAACTTCTTTGAGAGAAGAATCTAATATCTGATTCATTGCATTGTCCCATTAATTCCTAGGTAAAAAATCATTACTGCTATTAAGGCTTGAGTTTTGCATCTAAGGAATTGCTATTTGCTTTAAGAACTAATTTATTTGCATTTAATAGCACTTTATCTTGCTTTCCTGTAATGATGCCCACCGGGAGACTTGAACTCCCACGACCGAAGTCACTGGTACCTAAAACCAGCGCGTCTACCAATTCCGCCAGGTGGGCTGGAATCAAAAGAAATTGTAGTTGAGGGAGTTCCCTTTTTCTTAATTAAAAGGCATTTGTATTTGTATATAAGAATTTTCGCACCCTTGGCAGAATTATTGATTCTTGTATTTCTGAATGAATGCTTCACAAAAGATAAGTATCACATCAAGAACAGATCATTGAAAGTTGATAAATAAATGGTTTTCCTAGTAGACCGACGCGAATCATCGATAATGTCCCTGAAAACTCTTTGTTAAATACCTGAATTGCTAAAAGACTGAAATTTGTTTGTTAGCAATCTTTCTTGTAACACTCGTATAATTAAGAAAGCTTTTCTGCCATTCATTGGCTTTATTAGTTAACTTTTGCATAAAATCTATTAATTAGTAGTTACTTTAAAGATATGACTGTAATTACTTTAATAGCTGGTTTAAATATCTTACTAGGCTTTCTTGTCTTATTTTTGCCTTTGATGCTTACTGAATTAAGTCGTCCAAAAGATTCTTTTTGGGGAGCCTTAATAATTGTCTTTGGTCTGATTTTGCTATTAGAGGCTGATAGTTTTGATTGGAATCAAGCAGTGGCTTTATTTTTTGCAACTGTTATTTTTTTAAGACTTTTATGGGAAGTGTCTAGTAATCGCTGGCATCAATTAACTCTTGAAGAACAGACAAGCTTGAGATCCTTCAATAGATGGAATACTCGGCTGAGTCAATTACTCTCAGCTTTCCTTAAATTAGGTTCTCTCTCTGTTGGGCTTTTTAAAGTCTTTACTCCTAGGAAGCAAGGAAACCCTTCTGGTAAAAAATGGGTTCGACCAAGTTCTGAGGAACAAAAGGAACCTATAAAATCAGAAGAGGCACTTTCTTCAGTAGTTGAAAAAGCTCATGAATCATCTGATCCTGATCAAATTTCATCTCTGAACAAGGAAAATGCTCCCTCTAACGATTCATAATCGCTTTAACTAATTTTTATTGTGAACCAGGATAAGCATAGGAGCGAGAATGCTCGACCTTCCTACAAAGACTCTCTAAACCTTCTAAAGACAAGCTTTGGAATGAGAGCTAATGCAACTCTTAGGGAACCTGAGCTTCAAAAATTTTGGGCGACTAAAGGGATTGATTTTGATTTGGGAAGAGGTAATCCAGGCCCAATTTTCACTTTGCATGATGGACCACCATATGCCAATGGTGCACTGCATATGGGCCATGCACTTAATAAGGTTCTTAAAGACATAATTAATAAATTTCATATAATGCTTGGCTATAAGGTTCGTTTTATTCCAGGTTGGGATTGCCATGGTCTTCCTATTGAATTAAAAGTTCTTCAAACACTTACTCAAGAACAAAGAAAAGAATTAACCCCATTTAAATTAAGGAAGAAGGCTGCAGCATATGCAAATAAACAAATTGCTTCCCAGATGGAAGGGTTTAAAAGGTGGGGCGTATGGGCCGATTGGGGTAATCCATATTTAACTCTTAAAAAAGAGTATGAGTCTGCACAGATTCAACTGTTCGGAGAAATGGCACTAAAAGGGTATGTGTATCGCGGATTGAAACCAGTTCATTGGAGTCCTAGTTCAAGAACGGCTTTAGCAGAGGCAGAGTTGGAATATCCAGAAGGTCATGTTAGCCAAAGTATTTATGTTGGATTTCCTATTACTAAGCTTCCTAATCAGCTAGTTAAAAGTCTTAGAGAACAGGGCCTTGAATTCTCATACCAAGAAAATAAGGTAAATAAAAAACTGCAAGTTGCAATTTGGACTACTACACCATGGACTCTTCCAGCTAATAGTGCTGTAGCAGTAAATGCAAATCTTGAGTACTCTTTTGTTAAAGATATTTTAGATGGAAAAATATTAATCATTGCTTCTCAACTCTTGGAGGAAGTGGCTGTAAATACAGATATTAAATTGGATAAACTTGCTACATTTAAAGGTAAACAGCTAGAAGGCATTCTTTATCAAAACCCATTATTTAATAGAATAAGCCCAGTTGTAATTGGTGGTAATTACATTACAACTGAGTCTGGCACTGGACTTGTTCATACTGCACCTGGTCATGGAATTGATGATTTCAAAACAGGTAAAGAGAATAATTTGGATGTGTTTTGCCCTGTTAATGAAAGAGGTATATTTACCTCTGAAGCAGGTAAGTTTGAGGGCTTAAATGTATTGGTAGATGCTAACAATGAGATTATCAATGCATTAAAGACATCAGGATTCTTATTAAAGGAGAAACCATACACTCATAAATACCCTTATGATTGGAGAACTAAAAAACCAACTATTTTTAGAGCTACTGAGCAATGGTTTGCTTCTGTTGAAGGTTTTAGAAGTGATGCATTAAATGCAATAGAACAGGTTCAATGGCTTCCTGAGTCTGGAAAGAACAGGATTAAATCTATGGTACGAGAAAGAGGTGACTGGTGCATATCTAGACAACGCACTTGGGGTGTACCTATACCAGTTTTTTATAGGCGAGATAATAAAGAAGTTCTTCTGAATAAAGAAACTCTTGACCATATAAAAAATCTTTTTGCAATTCATGGCGCAGATATTTGGTGGGAATTAGATGAGTCAGAATTATTACCACCCTCATTTGCATCTCAAGCAAATCAGTGGCGTAAAGGCATGGATACTATGGATGTTTGGTTTGATTCAGGATCAAGTTGGGCGGCAGTTACAAGTAAAAAAGATGCTCTTAATTATCCTGCTGATTTGTACTTAGAAGGATCTGACCAACACCGTGGTTGGTTCCAGTCTTCATTATTAACCTCAGTAGCAGCAAATAGTAAGGCCCCATATAAATCTGTTCTTACTCATGGATTTGCTTTAGATGAAAATGGTAGGAAAATGAGTAAATCATTGGGCAATATTATTGATCCTTCAGTAATTATTAATGGTGGCTCTAATAAAAAGATTGAACCTGCATATGGGGCCGATGTCCTTAGACTATGGGTCAGCTCAGTTGATTATTCAGTTGATGTTCCTATAGGTTCTAATATATTAAAACAACTTTCTGATGTTTATAGAAAAGTAAGAAATACAGCTAGGTATCTTTTGGGAAACTTGCATGATTTTGACCCTATGAAAGATTCAATTGAAGTAAAGGATTTGCCGATTTTGGATAGATGGATGCTTCAAAGAACTTCTGAAGTTATTGATGAAGTTACTATATCATTTAAAAACTATGAATTTTCAAAATTCTTTCAATTATTGCAAAGCTATTGTGTCGTCGACTTATCAAATTTTTATTTAGATATAGCTAAAGATAGACTTTATGTTAGTGCGCCAAATGATAAGAGGAGAAAATCTTGCCAGACTGTAATGGCTTTAATAATTGAGAGACTAGCTGGATTAATAGCACCAGTTTTGTGTCACATGGCAGAAGATATTTGGCAAAATATTCCTTATATATTGCCAGAAGCTTCTGTATTTGAAAGAGGATGGCCAACATCACCAGGAGATTGGAAAGATGAATCTTTAAGTGAACCTATTTCTTTGATTAGAAAATTGAGAACTTCAGTGAATCGTGCGTTAGAAGAATGTAGAAATAATCAGCAATTAGGTTCATCTCTACAAGCTAGTGTACGCTTTGAAACTAATAACTCTTCTATCTTAGAGGCTATCGAATTTATTAATAATAATGGTCATTCAGATGTTGACAATATAAGAGATTGGTTGCTTGTTTCACAGTTTCAAATAGGGGGTGAGCCATGGGCAGAAGTCTTAACTAGCTTAGATTTTGAATTTGGTACTATTGAAATATCTAATGCAAGAGGTATTAAGTGTGAAAGGTGCTGGCATTATGAAAATGATATAGGGAATTCTCCAAATCATTTAACAATATGTGGGCGGTGTATAGATGTAGTAAACAGAATAGGTTTTAATCAGTAGTTTTTTATTAAAAACCTCCAGCAATTCTTCCTTGTTTTGGCAGGCGAATAAGTATCCATTGAATCAGTCCTACAACATAAACAATTAGAGCTAGGTAACCTGTGAAAGCAGCTATTGCTTCTGTCCAAGCTGCTCCAAACAGGAAGTTAAATAAATTCTTTATTAGCAGGTGGAATTGATCCGGTGCTTCTTGGAGTGCAAAACATTTTGGCTCTGTTATAGATTGAATGCAAGATAAGCTTTTTAAACTAATAGCTAGATAAAGCAATCCATAGAAACTTATTATCCACCTCCAAACTTTGACTATTACTCCCAAGGGCTTCCAAGGAGGAAGATCTGCCAACTCTTCATTTAGGTCTACCCAGAACCATACTGATATTATTAAAAGCAAGGGAGAGGCTAAAGAAGTTAAATAGCCTATAGCTCGATCTCCAGTAATGAGAAGAATACTTATTGGAATTAGGCTAGCTATTTTCCAGTAAATTGATAATAACCTGATTATAGAGGTTTCTTTTTTTATATTGGCCCAAATTAATAGCGTTAAAGGCAGTCCAAAAGCAAAGGTAGCTCCTAGTTTGTAGGTTAGCCAAACAAGAGTGTGGAATGTAAGCTCTATCATTTTGCAATATTAAAGCTTTTTCAGTATCAATTCTCGCAATAAATCTTTTAAGCTGAATAAGTTAATTTTTATCGTGTCCTACAGAGTGCGTCAACATGTAAACCCGCTTAGTCGTTTTTTCCAAAACCAACTTGATATACCTGATCCTGAAGATCTTTTTTTGGATAAAACGTTGCCAATACATTTAGATATAGGGTCAGCGAAGGGAAACTTTCTGATTAACTTTGCCTCACTAGAAAAAGGTTGGAATTTCCTCGGAGTTGATATAAGAAGTAAACTTGTAGATTCAGCAGAAAAAGTAAGAAAAGAGAAGGAACTAACTAATTTACGATTTTTCTTTTGTAATGCAAATGTCAGTTTGCATAGATGGCTGGAATCTTTAAAAGTGGGTCAATTGCAAAGAGTCTCTATACAATTCCCAGACCCTTGGTTTAAAAAACGGCATCAAAAGCGACGTGTTTTGAGTCCATCTTTACTTGGTTCTTTATCATCTAACTTGACTTTAGGATCTGAACTATATCTTCAAAGTGATGTTTTACCTGTTATCACTTCAATGATTAAACTTAT is part of the Prochlorococcus marinus str. MIT 0919 genome and harbors:
- the crtR gene encoding beta-carotene hydroxylase, with protein sequence MNQILDSSLKEVSTKSKSSAFWQKAIHEYLDPPARLNPTLGLFLGGYCLAVLTIWQWYKGDWPLPVLVALAFLSLHMEGTVIHDACHKAAHPNKWINQAMGHGAAILLGFSFPVFTRVHLQHHSHVNDPKNDPDHIVSTFGPVWLIAPRFFYHEYFFFQRKLWRRYELMQWGIERSIFISIVLAGIKFDFMNIIYNLWFGPALMVGVTLGIFFDYLPHRPFLARNKWKNARVYPSRIMNILIMGQNYHLIHHLWPSIPWFEYKPAYERTKPLLDLKGSPQRIGIFETKSDGYNFLYDVFLGIRSHKKDRSKMRPLAKILPTYRLRKNWISLIRRTALTPKN
- a CDS encoding DUF3177 family protein; this translates as MIELTFHTLVWLTYKLGATFAFGLPLTLLIWANIKKETSIIRLLSIYWKIASLIPISILLITGDRAIGYLTSLASPLLLIISVWFWVDLNEELADLPPWKPLGVIVKVWRWIISFYGLLYLAISLKSLSCIQSITEPKCFALQEAPDQFHLLIKNLFNFLFGAAWTEAIAAFTGYLALIVYVVGLIQWILIRLPKQGRIAGGF
- a CDS encoding DNA-3-methyladenine glycosylase produces the protein MVAPDLIGCLLVKQETNGKHLWGVIVETEAYSEEEPACHGYHKRTDKNETLFGPPGHLYIYLTYGMYYCVNIVTDRSNWANGVLLRSVALPDEDERIASGPGLLAKRFGLNKDFDNTPISSGNRLWIAERPRSMQISKIINTTRIGISKAKELHWRWYLQNSRSISKRAKGDRCPPSSKAWQPIIEEGP
- a CDS encoding aspartate carbamoyltransferase catalytic subunit translates to MSSWNHKHIIDLASFSLEDYQSVIELTNRFKAIPNSGARKLPALQGKCVAILFFEPSTRTRSSFELAAKRLSADVQNFSSSSSSLTKGETPLDTALTYVAMGADTLIIRHSCAGVPQQIASSLEKIGKSTSILNGGDGLHSHPSQALLDLFTLTNYFQPNQPEIKIMKGKKIAIVGDILHSRVARSNLWSLTGCGADVILCGPRSILPDDFKSFVKSPPPGQKLDPIKERGEIVISRSLKETLQESDAVITLRLQKERMNENLLTDINSYHREFGLSHKTLEWSDKNIPVLHPGPVNRDVEMSSELLDDNSICLIENQVANGIPTRMALLYLLMSS
- a CDS encoding DUF2555 domain-containing protein — protein: MNHRNAVFEKSTPKITPEKLNQFDEDSIAILAKRLDQDDYPSPFDGLSDWHLLRALAIHRPELTLPYLHLIDQEPFDED
- the trmB gene encoding tRNA (guanosine(46)-N7)-methyltransferase TrmB, producing the protein MRQHVNPLSRFFQNQLDIPDPEDLFLDKTLPIHLDIGSAKGNFLINFASLEKGWNFLGVDIRSKLVDSAEKVRKEKELTNLRFFFCNANVSLHRWLESLKVGQLQRVSIQFPDPWFKKRHQKRRVLSPSLLGSLSSNLTLGSELYLQSDVLPVITSMIKLINFSGCFDCIHSKESKWLNFNPYNLPTEREEYVTAKGLPVYRTLFLRNDNDVPDLSELSKSYEFINN
- the gatC gene encoding Asp-tRNA(Asn)/Glu-tRNA(Gln) amidotransferase subunit GatC — its product is MSKITSDDVRKVAKLARLDLPEDLVDTYTKQLEEILGYVAQLEQIDTDNIPPTTRAVEVTNVLREDLVQETNVREEIIDLAPNREEDFFRVPKILSE
- a CDS encoding creatininase family protein yields the protein MTNQYTSASDVSEDIYNSSRLALSSWPEVDEYLTKCKGIILPIGSTEQHGPTGAIGTDAMTAEAVALKVGKETGVLVAPTQSYGMAEHHLGFSGTMSLQPATLANVVHDLLLSLARHGFERVFLINGHGGNIATVKSAFAKVYKSIEDLNLPVASKFRCKIASWFMVPDVFREAKKLYGDREGQHATPSEIALTLFLEPGLVKKQRKLDEPSPSGPIYDYRDFRRRYPDGRMGSDPFLAESIHGQVLLEKASQALKQELSNFLED
- a CDS encoding DUF565 domain-containing protein encodes the protein MSKTFQRTGLNKNFSNAFITLELWAKNPWRRYSLISVIFLGSFALGSSLGMINGVLAMMDPVGAFFTVVFLELLVRLRMIWLKNKQASIILQIIDSSRIGLLYGLFMEGFKLL
- the ileS gene encoding isoleucine--tRNA ligase codes for the protein MNQDKHRSENARPSYKDSLNLLKTSFGMRANATLREPELQKFWATKGIDFDLGRGNPGPIFTLHDGPPYANGALHMGHALNKVLKDIINKFHIMLGYKVRFIPGWDCHGLPIELKVLQTLTQEQRKELTPFKLRKKAAAYANKQIASQMEGFKRWGVWADWGNPYLTLKKEYESAQIQLFGEMALKGYVYRGLKPVHWSPSSRTALAEAELEYPEGHVSQSIYVGFPITKLPNQLVKSLREQGLEFSYQENKVNKKLQVAIWTTTPWTLPANSAVAVNANLEYSFVKDILDGKILIIASQLLEEVAVNTDIKLDKLATFKGKQLEGILYQNPLFNRISPVVIGGNYITTESGTGLVHTAPGHGIDDFKTGKENNLDVFCPVNERGIFTSEAGKFEGLNVLVDANNEIINALKTSGFLLKEKPYTHKYPYDWRTKKPTIFRATEQWFASVEGFRSDALNAIEQVQWLPESGKNRIKSMVRERGDWCISRQRTWGVPIPVFYRRDNKEVLLNKETLDHIKNLFAIHGADIWWELDESELLPPSFASQANQWRKGMDTMDVWFDSGSSWAAVTSKKDALNYPADLYLEGSDQHRGWFQSSLLTSVAANSKAPYKSVLTHGFALDENGRKMSKSLGNIIDPSVIINGGSNKKIEPAYGADVLRLWVSSVDYSVDVPIGSNILKQLSDVYRKVRNTARYLLGNLHDFDPMKDSIEVKDLPILDRWMLQRTSEVIDEVTISFKNYEFSKFFQLLQSYCVVDLSNFYLDIAKDRLYVSAPNDKRRKSCQTVMALIIERLAGLIAPVLCHMAEDIWQNIPYILPEASVFERGWPTSPGDWKDESLSEPISLIRKLRTSVNRALEECRNNQQLGSSLQASVRFETNNSSILEAIEFINNNGHSDVDNIRDWLLVSQFQIGGEPWAEVLTSLDFEFGTIEISNARGIKCERCWHYENDIGNSPNHLTICGRCIDVVNRIGFNQ